A single genomic interval of Spirochaetota bacterium harbors:
- a CDS encoding PAS domain S-box protein → MNAHPFENSFDILDYLNDSVLINSYDGTILYANKSAYNRLGYSKEELLQKKIGDIDTPHYARLIPERIEQFKQYGSLVFESEHVTKDGTIIPVEVSIHSILYNNTPCIISVVRDITLRKQSEKALRENEEKFKAIADNMADIAWIVNLQFETIYINKAVEKILGFAVDEYLQRKVEKKYPPEVLQDMYNKLIEEFENEKKPGIDKNRTRIVEIQEYRKDGTLADLSVHVKFLRDETGTPNAIIGISRDITEQKKSLREIQRYKLIFEQSINEIYIFDANTLAFTYVNQAAINNLGYSFEELKHMTPVDIKPQFSLQQFQLLLQPLRDGAEDSVVFETVHRRKDGSTYDVEVHVQLVKIDGEEHFAAIILDITERKRIEKSLKESEEKFRILAESTPMAIMMYQDDKWVYANPAAEALLEYSEQELCAMNFWDVVYPDDKAIVMERGSKRQKGEEATVGYEFRVITKSGMVKWILLYGATVMFKGKPAGLISVLDITERKKIEEEKRKLQEQLLQSQKMESIGTLAGGVAHEFNNMLNIISGHAELALLNIPQENEARKDIEEIKKAAQRSAEITKKLLTFARKQEEKSTIVNVNSAIDSMIGMLKRLIGENIQLAWQPVKRELSVQIDEVSLDQILVNLAVNARDAIDKQGSITISTLSVSIEDEVALQHNVLPGEYAVIQVTDDGIGIDEETLKLIFDPFFTTKEVGKGTGLGLSTVYGIVKSNGGFIEVQSQKGIGTTFKIYLPLFVERREYAQYHDNVIQNLFRGTETILIVEDEISILKITKRMLEILGYTVLEAGDPFEALEIVKNYIGTIHLLITDVIMPKMNGVDLAKLVSAMYPQIKILFTSGYSAEVLSKHTINTHDINYLKKPVSFASLASTVRTILDN, encoded by the coding sequence ATGAACGCACATCCATTTGAAAATTCTTTTGATATTCTTGATTATTTAAATGATTCTGTTTTAATCAATTCTTATGATGGTACTATTTTATATGCTAATAAATCTGCTTATAACCGATTGGGATATTCAAAAGAGGAATTGTTACAAAAAAAGATTGGTGATATAGATACGCCCCACTATGCCAGGTTAATTCCCGAGCGTATTGAACAGTTTAAACAATATGGTTCGCTGGTGTTTGAATCCGAGCATGTTACAAAAGATGGCACTATCATCCCAGTTGAAGTAAGTATTCATTCAATACTATATAACAATACCCCCTGTATAATCAGTGTGGTACGAGATATTACGCTTCGAAAACAGTCGGAAAAAGCTTTACGTGAAAATGAAGAAAAGTTTAAAGCTATAGCAGATAATATGGCAGATATTGCCTGGATAGTAAATCTTCAATTTGAAACAATATATATAAATAAGGCAGTGGAAAAAATACTTGGATTTGCAGTAGATGAATACCTACAACGTAAGGTGGAAAAAAAATATCCACCTGAAGTATTGCAGGATATGTATAACAAACTGATAGAAGAATTTGAAAATGAAAAAAAACCAGGGATTGATAAAAACCGAACAAGAATTGTTGAGATACAGGAATACAGAAAAGATGGAACACTGGCAGATTTAAGTGTTCATGTCAAATTTTTAAGGGATGAAACAGGTACGCCAAATGCCATAATAGGTATATCCCGGGATATAACAGAACAAAAAAAATCACTAAGGGAAATTCAACGCTATAAACTTATTTTTGAACAATCTATTAATGAAATCTATATTTTTGATGCTAATACACTTGCATTTACGTATGTCAACCAAGCTGCAATTAATAATTTGGGCTATAGCTTTGAAGAATTAAAACATATGACTCCGGTTGATATAAAACCCCAATTTAGTCTGCAACAATTTCAGTTATTATTACAACCATTAAGAGATGGTGCTGAAGATAGTGTAGTTTTTGAAACAGTGCATAGACGAAAAGATGGTAGTACATATGATGTGGAAGTACATGTGCAGTTAGTAAAGATAGATGGCGAAGAACATTTTGCAGCAATAATCCTTGATATTACTGAAAGAAAGCGTATTGAAAAAAGCCTTAAAGAAAGTGAAGAAAAATTTCGTATTTTAGCCGAATCAACCCCCATGGCTATTATGATGTATCAGGATGACAAATGGGTTTATGCTAATCCTGCAGCAGAAGCACTTTTAGAATATTCAGAACAGGAGTTGTGTGCCATGAACTTTTGGGATGTTGTGTATCCTGATGATAAAGCTATAGTGATGGAACGGGGTAGCAAAAGACAAAAGGGTGAAGAGGCCACGGTGGGATATGAATTTAGGGTAATAACTAAAAGTGGTATGGTAAAATGGATCTTGTTGTATGGTGCTACAGTAATGTTTAAAGGGAAGCCAGCAGGATTGATATCGGTATTGGATATAACAGAAAGGAAGAAAATAGAAGAGGAAAAAAGAAAATTGCAGGAACAACTGCTGCAGTCACAAAAAATGGAATCAATTGGCACGCTTGCTGGTGGTGTAGCGCATGAGTTTAACAATATGCTCAATATTATTTCAGGGCATGCGGAACTGGCATTATTAAATATACCTCAAGAAAATGAGGCACGTAAAGATATTGAAGAAATAAAAAAAGCGGCGCAGAGGTCAGCAGAAATAACCAAAAAATTGCTAACATTTGCGCGAAAACAAGAAGAAAAATCCACTATAGTAAATGTCAATTCAGCTATTGATTCAATGATTGGAATGCTTAAGAGGCTTATTGGTGAAAACATCCAGCTTGCATGGCAGCCTGTAAAAAGGGAACTATCGGTTCAAATTGATGAAGTTAGCCTTGATCAGATACTAGTTAATTTGGCTGTGAATGCCCGTGATGCTATCGACAAACAGGGAAGCATTACAATAAGCACACTTAGTGTATCAATTGAAGATGAAGTTGCATTACAGCACAATGTTTTACCAGGGGAGTATGCGGTAATTCAGGTGACCGATGATGGAATTGGCATAGACGAAGAAACACTCAAGCTTATATTTGACCCTTTTTTTACCACAAAAGAAGTTGGCAAGGGAACCGGGTTGGGATTATCAACGGTATATGGTATTGTAAAAAGTAATGGTGGATTTATTGAAGTACAAAGCCAAAAGGGGATAGGTACAACGTTTAAAATCTATTTACCTTTATTTGTAGAAAGAAGAGAGTATGCACAATACCATGACAACGTTATACAAAACCTGTTTCGTGGCACCGAAACAATCCTTATTGTAGAAGATGAAATATCAATTCTTAAAATAACCAAAAGAATGTTAGAGATATTAGGGTACACCGTATTGGAAGCAGGTGATCCGTTTGAAGCATTAGAAATTGTGAAAAATTATATTGGAACAATACATCTTCTGATTACCGATGTTATTATGCCAAAAATGAATGGTGTTGACCTGGCAAAACTAGTTTCTGCAATGTATCCTCAGATTAAAATATTATTTACATCAGGATATTCTGCAGAAGTGCTATCAAAACATACTATCAACACTCATGACATTAATTATTTAAAGAAGCCTGTTTCTTTTGCCAGCTTAGCATCTACCGTAAGAACAATTCTTGATAATTGA
- a CDS encoding TetR/AcrR family transcriptional regulator, translating into MPKIVDHDAYRDDLLSRCFWVFTQYGYDKVTMRKIAQVLGVSTGTLYHYFPNKQAIIKALFDWVMRTNVGDVKSRVRDIDVTSMRIDVATEFWKENGDYYRHVMLLAFDLLRNTPKEEHEPVFQSFADYYKKAMVEIFNIPYEFAELLFILFLGSVFHSIVTPHGFSYDKAVDTIVKLIYDTVKKGCNDTT; encoded by the coding sequence ATGCCAAAAATCGTGGATCATGATGCATACCGTGATGATCTCTTATCGCGCTGTTTCTGGGTATTTACACAATATGGCTATGACAAGGTTACTATGCGTAAGATTGCTCAAGTGCTTGGTGTATCAACCGGAACACTGTATCACTATTTCCCCAACAAGCAGGCAATTATAAAAGCCCTTTTTGATTGGGTCATGCGCACCAATGTGGGGGATGTAAAAAGTAGAGTACGTGATATTGATGTTACCAGTATGCGGATTGATGTTGCCACTGAGTTCTGGAAAGAAAATGGTGACTATTACAGACATGTGATGTTACTTGCGTTTGACCTTTTGCGCAATACGCCAAAAGAAGAACATGAACCGGTGTTTCAATCATTTGCTGATTATTATAAAAAAGCAATGGTTGAAATATTTAATATCCCGTATGAATTTGCTGAACTTTTATTTATACTGTTTTTGGGATCTGTATTTCACTCAATTGTTACACCTCACGGTTTTTCATATGATAAAGCGGTGGATACCATTGTAAAGCTAATCTATGATACCGTGAAAAAAGGATGCAATGACACAACATAA
- a CDS encoding acyl-CoA dehydratase activase has translation MVIVAGCDIGSTTAKAVILDDGTIIATVLLPVEGSPKDAAQLLLSSIHEKTSIDITQIEAWCGTGYGQKNIPYASIVESEIVCHAKGIQYIDKDVRTIIDIGGQDAKVCRIDAYGNVQRYVYNDKCASGTGRFLEITADVMEVPIAKLATLDAKGVKEITLSNQCVVFAETEVISLLNSGEDMGNIVKGLHRALASRVASLALSIGVEEKIAFSGGVAHNAGMVSALERVLKTKVVVHEYCQIMGALGAALIAQERVKSRVAS, from the coding sequence ATGGTGATAGTAGCCGGATGTGATATTGGTTCCACAACAGCAAAGGCTGTTATACTTGACGATGGCACTATAATTGCAACGGTACTACTTCCAGTAGAAGGAAGCCCAAAGGATGCAGCTCAGCTTTTACTTTCTTCAATACATGAAAAGACAAGTATAGACATAACACAGATTGAAGCGTGGTGCGGTACCGGCTACGGCCAAAAAAATATTCCGTATGCCAGCATAGTTGAATCTGAGATTGTGTGTCATGCTAAGGGGATCCAGTATATTGATAAAGACGTGCGTACCATCATTGATATTGGCGGACAGGACGCTAAGGTATGCCGCATTGATGCATATGGCAATGTTCAACGGTATGTGTATAATGATAAGTGTGCATCAGGTACTGGAAGGTTTTTAGAAATCACAGCAGATGTTATGGAAGTCCCTATTGCCAAACTTGCTACTCTTGATGCAAAAGGTGTAAAAGAGATTACACTATCAAATCAGTGTGTGGTTTTTGCTGAAACCGAGGTGATTTCCCTGTTAAACAGTGGGGAAGATATGGGTAATATTGTTAAAGGATTACACAGGGCATTGGCTTCGCGAGTGGCGTCTCTTGCACTGAGTATTGGTGTTGAAGAAAAGATAGCTTTTTCTGGCGGTGTTGCACACAATGCAGGTATGGTTAGTGCACTTGAGCGGGTTTTGAAAACAAAAGTAGTGGTACATGAATATTGCCAGATAATGGGTGCGTTAGGTGCAGCATTAATAGCGCAGGAAAGGGTAAAAAGTCGTGTTGCATCCTGA
- a CDS encoding 2-hydroxyacyl-CoA dehydratase family protein, with amino-acid sequence MRKALKQYNFDWMLWRTYEAGSRLLAGTRQEYDIALRYIPNFRDPVKEVFKAKAGQLFLQMTATYLDNIVNAHQRGKKTCMTTFCFSPAILYALDIVPVTLELLTVMMTFLYKRGTGEFLDYCNEAGFTETSCSSQRGSMGALLADIGTPIDMVVTDSPGVCDTNANAFAFFAAYKDLPFFQLNMPPWLVEERVTEYHVQDYKALIGFLEEQSGKKLDVDRLREILTELQKQDELINELEQYLSYKPLPLSVTTCLFIYAGRFMFAGMPIYTQLLEMLVNEGRENVTLLKQGINISHEKSRGFFCYIDHYTHSLRLWQMLEELNIGYSGNILSHFWADSNPPVVHNNWKEAAYSIKTGTLEEMLTSIAAINSRMPMIKSIRGPYDSPYMWLQDTLALASMYKADFIVYNGTPGCRNTWGMVKLLAQDTEKAGFPTHIMYADAFDDRVQSWDATRDRFEEFLRVRRLL; translated from the coding sequence ATGCGAAAGGCCTTAAAACAATATAATTTTGACTGGATGTTATGGCGCACGTATGAAGCGGGTTCACGGCTTTTAGCGGGAACAAGGCAGGAATATGATATTGCATTACGCTATATACCAAATTTTCGGGACCCTGTTAAAGAAGTTTTCAAAGCAAAAGCAGGGCAATTGTTTTTACAGATGACAGCCACATACCTTGATAACATTGTCAATGCACATCAGCGTGGAAAAAAAACCTGCATGACAACCTTTTGCTTTTCACCAGCAATACTGTATGCGCTTGATATTGTTCCTGTAACGTTAGAATTACTAACTGTAATGATGACATTTTTATATAAGCGGGGCACCGGTGAGTTTTTAGATTACTGCAATGAAGCTGGATTTACGGAAACATCATGTTCATCACAGCGTGGATCAATGGGTGCACTGTTAGCTGACATAGGGACGCCAATAGATATGGTTGTTACTGATTCGCCAGGTGTGTGTGATACCAATGCCAATGCGTTTGCATTCTTTGCAGCATATAAAGATTTACCATTTTTTCAACTCAATATGCCACCATGGTTAGTGGAAGAGCGTGTAACCGAGTATCATGTGCAGGATTATAAAGCACTGATTGGGTTTCTTGAAGAGCAAAGTGGCAAAAAGCTTGATGTTGACAGGTTACGGGAAATACTTACCGAACTGCAAAAACAGGATGAACTTATAAATGAGCTTGAACAATATTTAAGTTACAAACCTTTACCACTGTCTGTTACCACCTGCCTTTTTATCTATGCAGGGCGCTTCATGTTTGCTGGGATGCCCATCTACACACAATTACTTGAGATGCTTGTCAATGAAGGAAGGGAAAACGTTACACTGCTTAAACAGGGAATTAATATATCACATGAAAAATCACGTGGATTTTTTTGCTACATAGACCACTACACCCATAGTTTGCGGTTGTGGCAGATGTTAGAGGAACTCAACATTGGCTATTCAGGAAATATTTTGAGTCATTTCTGGGCTGATAGCAATCCGCCAGTGGTCCATAACAACTGGAAAGAAGCAGCCTATTCCATTAAAACCGGAACACTGGAAGAGATGCTGACAAGTATTGCAGCCATTAATTCACGTATGCCAATGATAAAGTCTATTCGCGGACCGTATGATTCGCCGTATATGTGGCTTCAGGATACACTTGCTCTGGCAAGTATGTATAAGGCCGACTTTATAGTCTATAATGGAACGCCGGGCTGCCGTAACACCTGGGGCATGGTGAAGTTACTTGCACAGGACACCGAAAAGGCAGGTTTTCCCACTCACATTATGTATGCAGATGCGTTTGATGACCGTGTGCAATCGTGGGATGCAACTCGTGACCGCTTTGAGGAATTTTTGCGCGTAAGGAGGCTACTATGA
- a CDS encoding AMP-binding protein — protein sequence MNNDVYSQKPWLKHYDKHVAPSLTYETKSFAEKFSEVVKQYPDKTALIYMGAHITFKQLDELTNRLANYLLSIGIKPDDVVGLHLPNIPAHYIGVVAVQKAGGVTTGLSPLLTPSEMEHQLNDSRTKVVITLDILFEKIAEVSNSTPFTHVIVTQIADFLPGVKRVLGKLLKKIPTAPVNPLKGKEVVRFMDAIKQSPPTSVLIKRNWEDMIFMMYTGGTTGPAKGAILTQKSYMSNRHQVLTWLDLQPEDIALSAFPLFHIAGLALGGFTMTQGITQICVPNPRDAHFLINALKTYKPTFVVNVPTVYFELLKQPAFKELNLKSHLKWCLSAAAPFPAEYIKSLEEIIGVGNFIELYGMTEMSPVMICNPRYGTKKASSIGMPISDTEVKLIDPETGQLAKIGETGEIVIKGPQLMKGYYNKPDETSKAVKDGWMYTGDVAKMDEDGYFYIVDRVKDMVIVSGFKVFTRELDEVLAQHPDVEIAASVGIPDPERPGSERVGCAIVLKPGIEKSEHEKEKILQYLKEHVAPYKVPKLIVFMDQLPTSGVGKILKREIKKMLVEM from the coding sequence ATGAACAATGATGTATATTCACAGAAGCCATGGCTTAAGCATTACGACAAGCATGTTGCGCCAAGTCTCACTTACGAAACAAAAAGCTTTGCTGAAAAATTTTCTGAGGTAGTTAAACAATACCCGGACAAGACAGCTCTCATTTACATGGGTGCTCACATTACCTTCAAACAATTGGATGAACTAACGAACAGACTGGCTAATTATCTACTGAGCATTGGCATAAAGCCAGATGATGTTGTAGGGTTACATCTACCTAATATTCCTGCACACTACATTGGAGTTGTTGCAGTACAAAAAGCAGGAGGTGTCACTACGGGGCTAAGCCCTTTGCTAACACCATCCGAAATGGAACACCAGCTAAACGATTCAAGGACAAAGGTAGTTATTACTCTTGACATTTTATTTGAAAAAATTGCTGAAGTTAGTAACTCCACACCATTTACCCACGTTATAGTAACCCAAATTGCTGACTTTTTGCCAGGTGTCAAACGTGTGTTAGGTAAACTATTAAAAAAAATACCAACTGCACCTGTAAACCCTTTAAAAGGAAAAGAAGTAGTACGTTTTATGGATGCTATTAAACAATCCCCACCTACTTCGGTGCTGATAAAACGCAACTGGGAAGATATGATCTTTATGATGTATACTGGCGGCACAACTGGTCCTGCTAAAGGTGCTATACTCACTCAGAAAAGCTACATGTCAAACCGGCATCAGGTTTTAACCTGGTTGGACTTACAACCAGAGGATATAGCACTTTCAGCATTTCCACTTTTTCACATAGCAGGTTTGGCACTAGGTGGTTTTACCATGACTCAGGGCATAACTCAGATATGTGTTCCCAATCCGCGTGATGCTCATTTCCTTATAAATGCTTTGAAAACTTATAAGCCCACTTTTGTAGTAAACGTACCAACTGTTTATTTTGAACTGCTCAAACAACCTGCATTTAAGGAACTTAACCTGAAAAGCCATCTCAAGTGGTGCTTAAGTGCTGCAGCGCCTTTCCCCGCAGAATATATCAAATCGTTAGAAGAAATTATTGGTGTAGGTAATTTCATAGAATTATATGGAATGACTGAAATGTCACCAGTCATGATATGCAATCCACGATATGGAACTAAAAAAGCAAGCTCCATTGGCATGCCAATATCCGACACGGAAGTGAAATTAATTGATCCAGAAACCGGGCAGCTTGCAAAGATTGGCGAAACTGGTGAAATAGTGATTAAAGGACCCCAATTGATGAAAGGATACTACAACAAACCCGATGAAACATCCAAAGCAGTTAAGGATGGCTGGATGTACACTGGTGATGTGGCAAAAATGGATGAAGACGGATATTTCTATATAGTTGACAGAGTCAAGGATATGGTCATTGTATCAGGCTTTAAGGTATTCACCCGTGAACTTGATGAGGTACTTGCCCAGCATCCAGATGTTGAAATTGCAGCTTCAGTTGGCATACCGGATCCTGAACGCCCTGGCTCAGAACGAGTGGGTTGTGCAATAGTATTAAAACCTGGCATTGAAAAAAGTGAACATGAAAAGGAAAAGATTCTTCAATACTTAAAAGAACATGTTGCCCCATATAAAGTACCAAAGCTCATTGTATTCATGGATCAGTTACCTACCAGTGGTGTTGGAAAAATACTCAAGCGGGAAATCAAGAAGATGCTTGTTGAAATGTGA
- a CDS encoding AAA family ATPase, protein MEALKTKVIAFCGKGGAGKTSLCALTIKYLAHKNKRVLAIDADPAGGLSWALGIKPYKTLDDLRVTLHTAVDNKSVQSSDELYAMANYELLASLVEHRGFDFLSVGRPEAEGCYCSINAFLRHCIGKLTEHYEYVCIDGEAGLEQVNRRVLETVSHLVIVSDTSKRSIEIAYNLLKLAQQRTQTMHCGVIINKMGDSTCANKQLPVIGTLPVSSTIATFDSEGRSLLEMSDDEEYYTRFRELLKKYI, encoded by the coding sequence ATGGAAGCTCTAAAAACCAAAGTCATTGCTTTCTGTGGAAAGGGTGGAGCAGGGAAAACATCGCTGTGTGCATTGACAATCAAATACCTTGCACACAAAAATAAACGGGTGCTTGCCATTGATGCTGATCCGGCAGGAGGCCTTTCGTGGGCGCTGGGAATAAAGCCTTACAAAACTCTTGATGACCTTAGGGTGACATTACACACAGCGGTTGATAACAAATCGGTACAGAGTAGTGACGAACTATATGCAATGGCAAACTATGAGCTTCTTGCAAGCCTTGTGGAGCATAGAGGTTTTGATTTTTTGAGCGTTGGGCGGCCTGAAGCTGAAGGATGTTATTGCAGCATAAATGCGTTTCTCCGTCACTGCATTGGCAAACTCACAGAGCATTATGAGTATGTATGCATTGACGGTGAGGCAGGGCTTGAGCAGGTTAACCGCCGTGTGCTTGAAACGGTGTCACATTTAGTCATAGTCAGTGATACATCAAAACGAAGCATAGAAATTGCATACAATCTTTTAAAATTGGCACAGCAGCGTACACAAACCATGCACTGCGGAGTTATTATCAATAAAATGGGCGATAGTACCTGTGCAAACAAACAGTTGCCGGTAATTGGCACCCTGCCAGTATCCAGTACCATTGCCACCTTTGATAGTGAGGGAAGAAGCCTTCTTGAAATGAGTGACGATGAAGAGTATTACACCAGGTTTAGAGAGTTACTAAAAAAATATATTTGA
- a CDS encoding 2-hydroxyacyl-CoA dehydratase family protein translates to MFEEFYTIAQSINNEYIAKVKEQGALCIGYTCSYFPEEILHALGIIPYRIKGLNVSSLSIADAAFGPFICSHPKCLLQHFALGDYSFLDGIIVTPGCDSMRRIDECIRKTAVNLDLPVVPPFFFHYAVPHKITEYSVKWLVEELHRFIDSVSAHFGLSFSYDKLKESIAFYNRLRKRLEELNALRIHYPARIAGADAVAVYVAGLSMPRDRFYGMMESLLSEYTGTALEDRKRLMLIGSANDDIDFIKTVEGETAVVVADTLCYGPRLEVDYVDEEDEPLHALALRYLNHSHCPRMYGGYKQRLAKVVEAIRIAQVEGVVLQNIRFCDLHGAENGLIERDLEKLGIPCLRLEREYGPLADNERMRMRIDAFLERLEVRRLVCERP, encoded by the coding sequence ATGTTTGAAGAATTTTATACCATAGCGCAATCAATCAACAATGAATATATTGCTAAGGTAAAGGAACAGGGTGCGCTATGTATTGGTTATACCTGTTCATATTTTCCAGAGGAAATATTACATGCCTTGGGCATAATACCATATAGAATAAAGGGGCTTAATGTATCATCGCTTTCAATTGCTGATGCTGCGTTTGGACCATTTATATGCAGTCACCCAAAGTGTTTGTTGCAGCACTTTGCTTTAGGGGATTATTCATTTCTTGATGGCATTATTGTTACGCCAGGCTGCGATTCCATGCGCAGGATTGATGAGTGTATTCGTAAAACTGCTGTCAATTTAGATTTGCCAGTAGTGCCTCCGTTTTTCTTTCATTATGCTGTACCCCATAAGATTACTGAATACAGTGTAAAGTGGCTTGTTGAAGAATTACATCGATTTATTGACAGTGTTTCAGCGCATTTTGGGTTATCGTTTTCCTATGACAAATTGAAGGAGTCAATTGCATTTTACAACCGATTGCGAAAACGTTTAGAAGAACTTAACGCCCTGCGCATACACTATCCTGCACGTATTGCAGGTGCTGATGCTGTTGCAGTGTATGTTGCTGGATTGTCTATGCCCCGTGATAGGTTTTATGGTATGATGGAGTCATTGTTGTCTGAATATACTGGCACTGCGCTTGAAGATCGTAAGCGGCTTATGCTTATTGGTAGTGCCAATGATGATATAGATTTTATTAAAACAGTTGAAGGGGAAACAGCAGTGGTGGTGGCCGACACATTGTGTTATGGGCCGCGGCTTGAGGTAGATTATGTGGATGAGGAGGATGAGCCTTTGCACGCACTGGCGCTGCGGTATCTTAATCATAGCCATTGCCCGCGTATGTATGGTGGATATAAACAGCGCCTTGCAAAGGTGGTGGAAGCCATACGCATAGCGCAGGTGGAGGGGGTTGTGTTGCAGAATATCAGGTTTTGCGATTTGCATGGTGCTGAAAATGGCTTGATTGAGCGCGACTTAGAGAAATTGGGTATACCTTGTTTGCGCCTTGAGCGCGAATATGGACCACTGGCTGATAATGAGCGTATGCGAATGCGTATAGATGCATTTTTAGAACGCTTAGAGGTAAGGAGATTAGTATGCGAAAGGCCTTAA
- a CDS encoding acyl-CoA dehydratase activase, with protein MIVAGCDIGSLTTKVVLFDGKKIIASSIIKSKPKPEDGAYEALQQACAIATVNQDNIVYCVGTGYGRKRVPFANNTISEISCHTKGAFYLYPNVRTIIDIGGQDCKVISLNTQGEVDRFVTNDKCAAGTGRFLEVMAKVLKIELQELSNMAKKGNEAITLASACTVWAQADVIKYLNEGISKENIALGVCKSMAKRVGVLVNQASIKRDVCITGGVAKNTAVVKELENLLGVTIVKITNVDPQLTGALGAALFAYQKAGG; from the coding sequence ATGATTGTTGCTGGGTGTGACATTGGTTCGCTTACAACAAAAGTGGTTTTATTTGATGGCAAAAAGATAATAGCTTCATCAATCATCAAATCAAAACCAAAACCTGAAGACGGTGCTTATGAAGCCCTACAACAAGCGTGTGCGATAGCAACTGTTAATCAGGACAATATTGTATATTGTGTTGGCACTGGTTACGGGCGCAAACGTGTTCCCTTTGCAAACAATACTATATCGGAAATATCGTGCCATACTAAAGGTGCATTTTACCTGTATCCCAATGTGCGCACTATCATTGATATTGGTGGGCAGGATTGCAAAGTTATTTCCCTTAATACACAGGGCGAGGTTGATCGCTTTGTTACCAATGACAAGTGTGCAGCTGGAACAGGCCGCTTTTTAGAAGTGATGGCTAAGGTGCTGAAGATAGAATTACAGGAACTATCGAACATGGCTAAAAAAGGAAATGAAGCAATTACGTTAGCATCAGCTTGTACCGTGTGGGCACAGGCCGACGTCATAAAATATCTTAATGAAGGAATAAGCAAAGAAAACATTGCTTTAGGTGTGTGCAAGTCCATGGCAAAACGAGTGGGAGTGCTGGTAAATCAGGCAAGCATAAAACGTGATGTGTGCATTACCGGTGGTGTTGCAAAAAATACGGCAGTGGTGAAGGAACTTGAAAATCTTTTAGGTGTTACCATTGTAAAAATAACAAATGTTGATCCACAGCTTACCGGGGCCTTGGGTGCTGCACTGTTTGCATATCAAAAAGCTGGAGGTTAA